One segment of Deltaproteobacteria bacterium DNA contains the following:
- a CDS encoding DUF445 family protein, translated as TIQGIFPKRQKALALNLAAVIEGELLSHDDIRAVMERPEFAARLKDKIQEGFAEFLSKRLGALNPMIAMFLDGAMLDKIKALLDTELDRIVPGLLETAGGELENSLDFRKVIQEKIENLSMERLEALLMSIMAKEFRFIEVVGAVLGGLIGLIQGLIFF; from the coding sequence TGACCATCCAGGGCATCTTTCCCAAGCGCCAAAAAGCCCTGGCCCTGAATCTGGCCGCCGTCATCGAGGGCGAACTCCTGTCCCACGACGACATCCGCGCCGTCATGGAGCGCCCGGAATTCGCGGCGCGCCTCAAGGACAAAATCCAGGAAGGTTTCGCCGAGTTTTTGTCCAAGCGTCTTGGGGCGCTTAATCCCATGATCGCCATGTTCCTGGACGGGGCCATGCTGGACAAAATCAAGGCTCTCCTGGACACGGAACTGGACCGCATCGTGCCGGGTCTGCTGGAAACCGCCGGCGGCGAGCTGGAAAACAGCCTGGATTTCCGCAAGGTCATTCAGGAAAAAATAGAAAATCTGTCCATGGAACGGCTGGAAGCACTGCTCATGTCCATCATGGCCAAGGAATTCCGCTTCATCGAAGTGGTCGGGGCCGTGCTGGGCGGTTTGATCGGTCTGATCCAGGGACTCATCTTCTTCTAA
- a CDS encoding zinc ribbon domain-containing protein, translating to MPIYEFECQACGLIFEEILPASEDKIPPCPKCKTAAKVRKRMSASVRHAGAAGTQAGTCAPKGGFS from the coding sequence ATGCCCATCTATGAATTCGAATGCCAGGCCTGCGGACTGATCTTCGAGGAGATCCTGCCCGCCAGCGAGGACAAAATCCCGCCCTGCCCGAAATGCAAGACAGCGGCCAAGGTCCGCAAGCGCATGTCCGCCAGCGTCCGACACGCTGGCGCCGCCGGCACCCAGGCCGGAACCTGTGCCCCCAAGGGCGGCTTTTCCTGA